One window of Cohnella hashimotonis genomic DNA carries:
- a CDS encoding ABC transporter substrate-binding protein produces the protein MFARTKPWRLAVICMFVLLLLAGCGKNSNAGNGNEAAGSSPAPSSQAADRGADTTVYKDALDREVTIPARPQRIVTTQYLPELLAVGVKPIGVVSHLLTGFVSVKDEIDGIEDIGPANNINLEKTLELKPDLIIAADWDKDQLDKLQAIAPTVVVAWEGEDAFAHLDQVAALLGKTEQAEDWKRAFDEKAASAAEKLKAFVKPGETFGVVVIGGYEKGQLRVYGSGNVGYTLFETLGFPMTDVVKQEWDKGGHELGIQLSLEKLPEFASADRLFLVKFDNDPDFADQVLNSALWKKLPAVQNGRVYEVSDTLWFSYDVLSFDKQLDDAIRLLAK, from the coding sequence ATGTTTGCAAGAACGAAGCCATGGCGGTTGGCCGTGATATGCATGTTTGTACTCTTGCTGCTCGCAGGCTGCGGAAAGAATTCCAATGCCGGGAACGGAAACGAAGCGGCAGGATCGTCTCCCGCTCCATCCTCCCAAGCTGCGGACCGCGGAGCCGATACGACCGTCTATAAAGACGCTTTGGACAGGGAAGTTACGATTCCGGCGCGTCCGCAGCGAATCGTTACGACGCAGTACTTGCCCGAGCTGCTGGCGGTAGGCGTCAAGCCGATCGGCGTCGTCTCTCACTTACTCACGGGATTCGTATCGGTGAAGGACGAGATCGACGGTATCGAAGACATCGGTCCCGCCAACAACATCAATCTGGAAAAGACGCTCGAGCTCAAGCCGGACCTCATCATCGCCGCGGATTGGGACAAGGACCAGCTGGACAAGCTGCAGGCAATCGCGCCGACGGTCGTCGTGGCCTGGGAGGGCGAGGATGCCTTCGCGCATTTGGACCAAGTCGCCGCCTTGCTCGGAAAGACCGAACAAGCGGAGGATTGGAAACGGGCGTTCGACGAAAAAGCCGCCTCCGCCGCAGAAAAGCTGAAGGCGTTCGTCAAGCCCGGCGAAACGTTCGGCGTCGTCGTCATCGGCGGATACGAAAAAGGCCAGCTGCGGGTTTATGGATCCGGCAACGTGGGTTATACGTTGTTCGAGACGCTCGGCTTCCCGATGACGGACGTCGTCAAGCAGGAATGGGATAAAGGCGGCCATGAGCTCGGCATACAGCTTTCTCTGGAAAAGCTGCCCGAATTCGCGTCCGCGGATCGTCTTTTCCTCGTCAAGTTCGACAACGACCCGGACTTTGCGGACCAGGTGCTGAACAGCGCACTGTGGAAAAAGCTGCCTGCCGTTCAAAACGGCCGCGTCTACGAGGTAAGCGACACGCTGTGGTTTTCCTACGACGTTCTGTCCTTCGACAAGCAGCTGGACGACGCAATCCGTCTGCTTGCCAAATAA
- a CDS encoding AraC family transcriptional regulator, translated as MLSNQKASAAAARLPFLYRWTDIERVEPLPGQPAELPSRSSFMLVAAESGAMKLSDACGVRICELSAGDLCVTRATVRIHSDADAGADACGFAVAFRRLSLNETEANQRDIMDDGGGGLPLNMRLNVDPQAIGWIGELFALRDAENLSGMYNAQALFQRLMASVIEAGNGNGNGKGRGAMAPERLGFRYAVRATVAKMEAQPALAWTVERLAREAGCSVRQYARIFKTLTGKSPLKHLTGLRMAEAKRRLHSGETPLADISGALGFADPFHFSRVFKRHEGLSPSVYARAGSQGARIVAFQYLGELLALGLKPLGAPSRLMDCRFFTPRIRGIASTGGSVVEPNLDRVRALEPNLILTFDGHHYEQYAGISDTLNLSWSLSPEERLMAVADKVGKQEEAARWVRAYRKKTEEAADRFARGPDHVRTVTFIWTNGLPETVQVYKEAGLIHDLGWRSPRTVRERKTEDCRPYKFDIPVALLPHYAGEALFVAVSPDERSRLQFELLKQSAIWSELEAVRQGRAYVLGQEWLRDDPISLAGQLRELQAIVQKPRGIL; from the coding sequence ATGTTATCGAATCAAAAGGCGTCCGCTGCCGCTGCACGGCTTCCGTTTTTGTACCGTTGGACAGATATTGAGCGCGTCGAACCGCTTCCAGGGCAACCTGCGGAACTGCCAAGCCGATCTTCCTTCATGCTTGTCGCGGCCGAGTCCGGAGCGATGAAGCTGTCCGACGCGTGCGGCGTGCGGATCTGCGAATTGTCCGCCGGCGATCTCTGCGTGACCCGCGCGACCGTTCGCATCCATTCCGACGCAGACGCGGGTGCGGACGCCTGCGGGTTTGCCGTCGCCTTTCGCCGGCTGTCGCTTAATGAGACGGAGGCGAACCAGCGCGACATCATGGATGACGGGGGCGGAGGGCTGCCTTTAAATATGCGGCTGAACGTCGATCCGCAAGCGATCGGATGGATCGGCGAATTGTTCGCGCTCCGCGATGCCGAGAACCTGTCCGGGATGTATAACGCTCAAGCGTTGTTTCAACGGTTGATGGCCAGCGTGATTGAAGCCGGGAACGGGAACGGGAACGGGAAGGGGAGAGGCGCCATGGCGCCCGAACGGCTCGGTTTCCGGTACGCGGTAAGAGCGACGGTCGCTAAAATGGAGGCGCAGCCCGCCTTGGCTTGGACGGTCGAACGATTGGCGCGCGAGGCGGGGTGCTCCGTCCGGCAATACGCAAGAATATTCAAGACGCTGACCGGAAAAAGTCCGCTCAAGCATTTGACAGGGCTGCGGATGGCGGAGGCGAAGCGCAGGCTGCATAGCGGGGAAACACCGCTCGCCGACATTTCTGGCGCGCTTGGGTTTGCGGATCCTTTTCATTTCAGCCGCGTATTTAAACGTCACGAAGGGTTGTCGCCGAGCGTATACGCGCGCGCCGGAAGCCAGGGCGCTCGAATCGTGGCATTCCAATATCTCGGCGAGCTGCTCGCACTGGGCCTCAAGCCACTGGGCGCTCCGAGCCGATTAATGGACTGCCGTTTTTTTACCCCGCGCATCCGGGGGATCGCGTCTACAGGCGGCTCCGTCGTTGAACCGAATCTCGACCGGGTTCGGGCGCTTGAACCAAATCTGATCCTCACCTTCGACGGCCACCATTACGAACAGTACGCTGGCATTTCGGATACCTTGAATTTATCCTGGTCTTTGTCCCCGGAGGAGCGATTAATGGCCGTAGCCGATAAGGTGGGCAAGCAGGAGGAAGCGGCACGCTGGGTGCGGGCCTATCGCAAAAAAACCGAGGAGGCTGCCGACCGGTTCGCAAGAGGACCCGATCATGTTCGTACTGTGACGTTCATTTGGACGAACGGGCTGCCGGAGACCGTTCAAGTGTACAAGGAAGCGGGGTTAATCCACGATCTCGGCTGGCGTTCGCCAAGAACGGTAAGAGAAAGGAAGACCGAGGATTGCCGGCCATATAAGTTTGATATTCCCGTGGCGCTTTTGCCGCACTACGCGGGAGAGGCGCTGTTCGTCGCCGTCAGTCCCGATGAACGATCGCGGCTGCAGTTCGAGCTGCTGAAGCAGAGCGCCATATGGTCGGAGCTGGAGGCCGTTCGCCAAGGCCGGGCGTACGTCCTGGGGCAGGAGTGGCTGCGCGACGATCCTATATCGTTGGCAGGTCAGCTTCGAGAGCTGCAAGCGATCGTGCAAAAACCTCGCGGCATCCTTTGA
- a CDS encoding phage holin family protein has product MHFLGHVVRFIVSAIVLMIVGYLVPHFTVGGFWSALMLALVIAVLGWIIEAIFGKNVTPFGRGIVGFLCSALVIWLAQFVVSGVTASILGALLAALVIGIIDLFIPIGNPYKAGKRHH; this is encoded by the coding sequence ATGCATTTCTTAGGACATGTCGTACGCTTTATCGTGTCCGCGATCGTTTTGATGATCGTCGGATACCTGGTTCCCCATTTCACGGTCGGCGGCTTCTGGAGCGCCCTCATGCTCGCGCTCGTGATTGCCGTGCTCGGCTGGATTATCGAGGCGATTTTCGGCAAAAACGTGACGCCGTTCGGACGCGGCATCGTCGGCTTCCTGTGCAGCGCGCTCGTAATCTGGCTCGCTCAGTTCGTCGTCAGCGGCGTCACGGCTTCGATCCTGGGCGCACTGCTGGCGGCGCTGGTCATCGGGATCATCGACCTGTTCATCCCGATCGGCAACCCGTACAAAGCCGGCAAACGGCACCATTAA
- a CDS encoding endonuclease MutS2, producing MNDKALYTLEYDKIGERLRELGETSLGKEQAALIRPSSDLRDVNRRLDATAEAVRAIDVKGTPPFGGITDVRPALGRAKLGAMLLPTELIDIAQFIMGSRRIRKYVGAVSEEADIPLLEDLCEPLIDAKQQEDEIRRCIDEQGDVLDAASAELAAIRREIRTNEGRAREKLESMIRSSSVQKMLQDALITMRGDRYVIPVKAEYRSNFGGIVHDQSGSGATLFIEPEAVLTINNKLRELKLRETREIERILRQLSESVGVKGELLIGDAEALGYIDSIFARAKLADRMQATKPQMNGEGRLRLKRARHPLIDAKKVVPIDIELDDTHSAIIVTGPNTGGKTVSLKTVGLLSLMAMSGLFVPADEGTILCVFDGIYADIGDEQSIEQSLSTFSSHMTNLIGMLGQVTSRSLVLLDELGAGTDPAEGSALAIAILEHLHRLRCRLLATTHYSELKAYAYNREGIMNASMEFDVATLSPTYRLLVGVPGRSNAFAIAERLGLPRSIIDHARGEVSDDELKVDTMIASLERDRRTAESERQLAERIKREAEELRLKIEEDRAKLQDQRVKLLEDAREEARLQVAKARREAEEIISDLRKLALEEAASVKEHKLIEARRRLDDAVPAPVAKPRPSASKSAKLGPGDEVKVYSLGGQKGHIVELAGNDAFVQLGIMKMKVALADLEPVKAPKDAAAKKSQPVAAGATVKRAASDQIRTELDLRGATLDEAIIETDRFLDESFLSNLHQVYIIHGKGTGALRTGIQEFLRRHKHVKSYRLGNYGEGGAGVTVAELN from the coding sequence GTGAACGACAAGGCGCTATATACATTGGAATACGATAAAATCGGCGAGCGGCTCCGCGAGCTTGGAGAGACCTCGCTTGGCAAGGAGCAGGCGGCCCTCATCCGTCCTTCCTCCGATCTCAGGGACGTGAACCGGCGGCTCGACGCGACGGCCGAAGCCGTACGCGCGATCGACGTCAAGGGCACTCCGCCGTTCGGCGGCATCACGGACGTCCGGCCAGCGCTCGGCCGCGCGAAGCTCGGGGCGATGCTGCTGCCGACCGAGCTCATCGATATCGCGCAGTTCATCATGGGCTCGAGGCGCATCCGCAAGTATGTAGGCGCCGTGTCCGAAGAAGCGGACATCCCGCTGCTCGAGGATCTTTGCGAGCCGCTGATCGATGCCAAGCAGCAGGAAGACGAGATACGGCGTTGCATCGACGAGCAGGGAGATGTCCTGGACGCAGCGAGCGCCGAACTGGCGGCGATCCGCAGGGAGATCCGCACGAACGAAGGACGCGCCCGGGAAAAGCTTGAGAGCATGATCCGCTCGTCCTCGGTGCAGAAGATGCTGCAGGACGCGCTTATTACGATGCGCGGAGACCGGTATGTCATACCGGTCAAGGCTGAATACCGCTCGAACTTCGGCGGCATCGTGCATGACCAGTCGGGCAGCGGCGCGACGCTGTTCATCGAACCGGAGGCCGTTCTCACGATCAACAACAAGCTCCGCGAGCTCAAGCTTCGCGAGACGCGCGAGATCGAACGGATTTTGCGCCAGCTGTCCGAGAGCGTGGGCGTCAAAGGCGAGCTGCTCATCGGGGACGCCGAAGCGCTCGGCTATATCGATTCGATCTTCGCGCGGGCGAAGCTGGCCGACCGGATGCAAGCGACCAAGCCACAGATGAACGGCGAGGGTCGCCTGCGGCTGAAGCGGGCCCGGCATCCGCTGATCGACGCCAAAAAAGTCGTGCCGATCGATATCGAGCTTGACGATACGCATTCGGCAATCATCGTCACCGGGCCGAATACGGGAGGCAAGACCGTATCGCTCAAGACAGTCGGCCTGCTTAGCTTGATGGCGATGTCCGGCTTGTTCGTGCCCGCCGACGAAGGTACGATCCTGTGCGTCTTCGACGGCATTTACGCAGATATAGGCGACGAGCAGAGCATCGAGCAAAGTCTGAGTACGTTCTCAAGCCATATGACGAATCTGATCGGCATGCTGGGCCAAGTGACGAGCCGAAGTCTCGTGCTGCTCGACGAGCTCGGCGCGGGCACCGACCCTGCTGAGGGCTCGGCGCTCGCGATCGCCATCCTCGAGCATCTGCATCGCCTGCGCTGCAGGCTGCTCGCCACGACGCACTACAGCGAGCTGAAGGCGTATGCGTACAACCGCGAGGGCATCATGAACGCCAGCATGGAGTTCGACGTCGCGACGCTGAGTCCGACCTACCGGCTGCTTGTCGGCGTGCCCGGCCGAAGCAACGCCTTTGCGATCGCGGAGCGGCTCGGTCTGCCCCGGTCGATCATCGACCACGCGCGGGGCGAGGTGTCCGACGACGAGCTCAAGGTCGACACGATGATCGCCTCGCTCGAGCGGGATCGGAGGACGGCCGAGTCGGAGCGCCAGCTGGCCGAGCGGATCAAGCGCGAGGCCGAGGAGCTGCGTCTCAAGATCGAAGAAGACCGCGCGAAGCTTCAGGATCAGCGCGTCAAGCTGCTCGAAGACGCCCGCGAGGAAGCCAGGCTTCAAGTGGCGAAGGCGCGGCGCGAGGCCGAGGAGATCATCTCCGATCTGCGCAAGCTCGCTCTGGAAGAAGCGGCGAGCGTCAAGGAGCACAAGCTTATCGAAGCCCGCCGCAGACTGGACGATGCCGTGCCGGCGCCGGTGGCGAAGCCGCGTCCGTCCGCATCCAAGAGCGCGAAGCTCGGACCGGGCGACGAGGTCAAGGTTTACAGCCTTGGCGGCCAAAAAGGCCATATCGTCGAACTGGCGGGCAACGACGCGTTCGTCCAGCTCGGCATCATGAAGATGAAGGTGGCGCTGGCGGATCTGGAGCCGGTCAAAGCGCCGAAGGACGCGGCAGCCAAAAAGTCGCAGCCAGTCGCGGCCGGCGCGACCGTGAAGCGTGCGGCTTCGGACCAGATCCGGACGGAGCTGGATCTGCGGGGCGCCACGCTCGACGAGGCGATCATCGAGACCGACCGCTTCCTCGACGAATCGTTCCTTTCGAATCTGCATCAGGTATATATCATTCATGGCAAAGGAACCGGGGCGCTGCGTACGGGCATTCAGGAGTTTCTGCGCAGGCACAAGCACGTGAAGAGCTACAGGCTCGGCAATTATGGCGAGGGCGGCGCCGGCGTTACCGTGGCGGAGCTGAACTAG